In Bacteroidetes bacterium GWF2_43_63, a single window of DNA contains:
- a CDS encoding GNAT family N-acetyltransferase produces the protein MNIKLRPATEADLPEILGMIKELALFEKAPEKVTNSVEQMQREKDFFRCIMAENEDGTIVGMALYFFAYYTWVGKSLYLDDLYIKPDYRGNGIGTMLLNEIMKISKEEKCTRIRWQVLDWNTPAIELYKKMGMTLDGEWINCDWINE, from the coding sequence ATGAATATAAAGCTGCGTCCGGCCACTGAAGCCGATTTACCTGAAATACTCGGCATGATAAAAGAGCTTGCTCTGTTTGAAAAAGCCCCCGAAAAAGTGACCAACTCCGTTGAACAAATGCAACGCGAGAAAGACTTTTTCCGCTGCATCATGGCTGAAAATGAGGATGGGACCATCGTTGGAATGGCGCTCTATTTCTTTGCTTACTACACCTGGGTAGGGAAGTCGCTCTATCTTGACGATTTATACATTAAACCCGATTATCGCGGAAACGGCATTGGCACAATGCTTTTGAACGAAATAATGAAAATTTCCAAAGAAGAAAAATGCACCCGAATCCGCTGGCAGGTCCTCGACTGGAACACCCCGGCCATTGAACTCTACAAAAAGATGGGCATGACCCTCGACGGCGAGTGGATTAATTGTGACTGGATCAATGAATAG
- a CDS encoding ATPase produces the protein MARYILRPDYIEKVRPYISKPLIKILTGQRRVGKSYIMMQIADVIRKENPKANIVFINCETESFLHLKTHTDLLAYVKEQLEKGQKNFLFIDEVQEIEGFQLAVRSLLAEKKCDIYCTGSNAHMLSGELATHLAGRYIEIPIHALSFSEFLRFHKLKSEYSSMMKYLTYGGMPYLTNVELSGDLPFEYLRSVYSTIMLKDVVARENIRNVTFLENLIRYLADNVGSLFSAANISKFLKSQHIAISPQLTLNYLRALANAYIIRKVQRAEINGLKIFEIGEKYYFEDTGLCNAITGHHTRNDLHKTLENAVFLHLIQSGYAVKVGKLDQQEIDFVANRNGLQIYVQVCLQLTGKEVVGREFGNLMLIPDNYPKYVVTLNDPIIGNDFKGIKQINLLEFLHMKL, from the coding sequence ATGGCCAGATACATTCTACGTCCTGATTATATTGAAAAAGTCCGTCCTTATATTTCAAAGCCTCTGATAAAGATACTTACGGGGCAACGAAGAGTCGGCAAAAGCTATATTATGATGCAAATAGCAGATGTTATCCGCAAAGAAAATCCCAAGGCTAATATTGTTTTTATCAATTGCGAGACAGAAAGTTTCCTTCATTTAAAGACACATACCGATTTGTTGGCATATGTAAAGGAACAGTTGGAAAAAGGACAAAAGAATTTTCTTTTCATTGATGAAGTGCAGGAAATAGAGGGTTTTCAGTTGGCAGTGCGGAGTTTGCTTGCTGAAAAAAAATGTGATATTTACTGTACGGGGAGCAATGCGCACATGTTATCAGGAGAGCTGGCCACCCATTTGGCCGGAAGGTATATAGAGATTCCAATCCATGCGCTCAGTTTTAGTGAATTTCTTCGTTTTCATAAGTTGAAGTCTGAGTATAGCAGTATGATGAAATACCTCACTTATGGGGGAATGCCCTATCTGACTAATGTGGAGCTAAGTGGAGATTTGCCGTTCGAATATCTCCGCAGCGTTTATTCAACCATTATGCTAAAAGATGTCGTTGCACGTGAAAACATACGGAATGTAACGTTCCTGGAAAATCTGATCCGTTATCTGGCCGACAATGTTGGAAGCCTTTTTTCGGCTGCAAACATTAGTAAATTTCTGAAGTCACAGCATATCGCAATATCTCCGCAACTGACACTGAATTATCTTCGGGCACTGGCTAATGCATACATTATCCGTAAGGTTCAGCGCGCCGAAATAAATGGATTGAAAATATTTGAAATCGGCGAAAAATATTATTTCGAAGATACCGGATTGTGTAATGCTATCACCGGCCATCACACCAGAAACGATTTACATAAGACTCTTGAAAATGCTGTGTTTTTGCACTTGATTCAATCGGGATATGCTGTAAAGGTTGGAAAACTCGACCAACAGGAAATCGATTTTGTTGCTAACCGCAACGGGCTTCAGATTTATGTTCAGGTGTGTCTGCAACTTACTGGCAAAGAGGTTGTCGGTCGCGAATTCGGCAATCTGATGCTAATCCCCGACAATTATCCGAAATATGTTGTTACTCTGAACGACCCAATAATCGGAAATGATTTTAAGGGCATAAAACAAATTAATCTACTGGAATTTCTGCATATGAAATTGTAA